CCGAGCTCGACGTCGTCCAACGCCCTTCGGAGATCCTGCGGGGGCCCGAACCGGGCGATGCTCACGTGCGGCCTGGCCGGATGGTCGGGAGGGCCGAACCCGAGTGGCGCCACGGCCCGCTCCACGAGGTCGGCCAGACGCGTGAAGCCCGCCGAGCCCTCCGAGCAGCCGACCCAGAGCACCCGCGCCCGGGAGGACGTCGGGAACGCACCGACGCCTCCGAGGCGCAGCGTCACGGTGGGATGACCCCGGAGAGCGGTGAGCCGCTCGGCCAGTGCCTCGGCGTCGTCGACGCGCCCGAGGAAGCGCAGTGTCAGGTGCCAGGTGTCGCGCGGCAGCCACCGGGCACCGGCGAACCGTGCGTGCAGGTCGTTCGCCGCCGTCTCCAGCTCGTCGAGCACGCGGCCGGGTGGGCGGATCGCCACGAACGCCCGCGCGAGCGAGCTCACGGCAGCATGTC
This Acidimicrobiia bacterium DNA region includes the following protein-coding sequences:
- the thpR gene encoding RNA 2',3'-cyclic phosphodiesterase; translation: MSSLARAFVAIRPPGRVLDELETAANDLHARFAGARWLPRDTWHLTLRFLGRVDDAEALAERLTALRGHPTVTLRLGGVGAFPTSSRARVLWVGCSEGSAGFTRLADLVERAVAPLGFGPPDHPARPHVSIARFGPPQDLRRALDDVELGTVGESWTAGSVGLYRSTTRAEGAVHTEVASFRLGR